The genome window GTTCGAGTGGGTGGTCTCCGAGCCCGGCGAGTATCGCGTGGTGGCGCAACACGATAAGGCGGGTCGAGTGGAGATTTCGGTCTCTTGCTAGCGTACGACGTGGTGGTGGTGGGCGGCGGCACCGCGGGCGCGGCCGCCGGAATTGCCGCCGCCCGACAGGGCGCGCGCACGCTGATCGTTGAGCAACTGGGGTCGCTCGGCGGCACCCAGGCGAACGGTTGGGTGACGCCGATGATGCCGAACTACCTGGGCGAGTTCAAACTCAACCGAGGCGTGAACCTGGACATTATTCGCGAGCAGAACGTCGCCCAGCCTTCGAGTGAAGACGGCACCTCGCACGGCGACGTGTGGTACGACCCGATCTATCTGGCCTACGTGCTTGATCAGCTGACCTCCGCTGCCGGAGCCGAATGTCTGTTCAACGCCACGCTCATTGACGTGCGCAAAAACGGCGACGTGGTTGAGGCGATTGAGGTCGCGACGCGCCAAGGCCGGTTGTGGATTGAGGCGAAAACCTTCATTGATTGCAGCGGCGACGGCGAGTTGAGTCGGCTCGCGGGAGCGGAGATGATGGGCGGCAACGAAGACGGCGCGCACCAACCGATGACCCTGCGATTTACGATGGGCAACGTGGATATCGCCGCCATGCGGGCCGGGTTTGCGCACTTCGGCATCAATCATGAGCAACATGTTGAGCTCGGATTTGGGGAGGCAAAAACCGCGCCGGTACTCGGCGATTGGGTTCGCGAAGGCATTGCGGCAGGCGTGCTGCAGGAAGACGACCTCGGCTACTTCCAGTTTTTCACCATGAACGGACGGCCCGGCGAACTCGCGTTTAACGCGCCGCGGATCGCCGGGCTGGACCCCCTCGACGCGCTCGAACTCAGCCGCGCCTACCAAGTTGGGCGAGCGA of Chthonomonas sp. contains these proteins:
- a CDS encoding FAD-dependent oxidoreductase, whose amino-acid sequence is MLAYDVVVVGGGTAGAAAGIAAARQGARTLIVEQLGSLGGTQANGWVTPMMPNYLGEFKLNRGVNLDIIREQNVAQPSSEDGTSHGDVWYDPIYLAYVLDQLTSAAGAECLFNATLIDVRKNGDVVEAIEVATRQGRLWIEAKTFIDCSGDGELSRLAGAEMMGGNEDGAHQPMTLRFTMGNVDIAAMRAGFAHFGINHEQHVELGFGEAKTAPVLGDWVREGIAAGVLQEDDLGYFQFFTMNGRPGELAFNAPRIAGLDPLDALELSRAYQVGRAKIYRIATFLRRWFPGFGDAFVSGIAPLMGIRESRRVVGEYIVTAADHQSCRKFPNPVARNRYPVDIHLVFGVDFRHMPKGDWHDVPYEAIVVRGVRNLWVAGRCLSADFVAQSSIRIQPVCRSLGEAAGVAAAIAAAEGFAAREVPYDRLAAKLDLSVPE